Below is a genomic region from Granulicella sibirica.
CATCTCGGAGCGGAAAGGCAAGAAGCCCGCGGTAACCGGTCGCTGTACAGTATGCGGCCACCATATCGGGAAGGTCTCCCTCAGCACCCCTTTCGTGCTGCCGAAAATGGAGAACCTCGGCTTTGTCGGAGAGCCAGCCGATGAGTTCGGAGAGTTCTTTGACCTTTGTATCCCCATACGGAAGGCTGGTCCGTCCCGACACTGCCTTCAACCGCAGCTTGCCGCGATGGTCCAGTGAGAGCGAGCACCGCTCGAAGGGCAAAACCCTCTGCTGGCTGTTGACGATAATCTGCGACACTCGATCGAGGCGCAGCGTTGACGTCATCTGCGTACTGACCTGCATCAACTCCTCGAGAACCTCGGCTTTTCGCCCGGCGACCCTATGACCAGCACGCCCCAGGACATCGCTGACGGTCTTTGGAGAGGGTGTGGAAGAGCTCTTCCTCTTCATGCCGGAAGGGTTCCCCGGAGATCGGATTTACCGCCTCCAGGACACCGATCTCGGCGTCGTCTTGAATGAGCGGCACAAGCATTGCCGTGAAGATCGGCGGACTACCTTCCCGATGACGTCCCTGCAGCCGTGGGTCGGCTGGATCGGTAATCCGTAAGGAAACGCCAGTCTCCGCCATATCAACCACGTACCCCGTGCCCGGCGCTTGCTGCATGCCGGTGCTCACGGAGGAGTCGACGCCGGCCGATGACACCACGGTCAAAACATCGTTGTCGAAGAGCCAGACATGTACAGCCTGGCACTCCAGCGTGAGTCTCACTTTCTCGGGAATTAGCTGCAAGAGTGCGTCGAGCTCAAGCGGAACGTGCAGGGAGGCTTCGAAGTTGTAAAGTAATGTCATCCGATGCAACGCGCGGCGCAACGCCAACGTTTCTTTTTCGCGTGATGCCTGATCAGCGATGCCTGCTTGTTCTTCCGGGACTTCCGCGTAGAGGAGCGGGGTGTCCCCATTTCGGCCATTGGCCCAGGAAGTGACAGAGTTGCCCATCATGTGGCAGTGTGACCCCAGTTCGTTTCGCTTGTCGACAGACCGCCCCAACCACAGGAGGTCTCTCTGAAAACACTTGGAGCGATCCTAGAGACATCCATCCGCAATGCCACCAAAATTCGGCCTAAAATCGACATAACCGTCTAAGCCATTTATTGCCAGTTATTTACCTTCGAATATGAGACTGACGGAGCACACTTTGAACTCTGAACACCTTCCATGGCTATGACGGTTAATTTGAAAAAGGTTCGCTTCGGGTCCTTTCAATTCGACCCACGGCGACAAGAGTTGCGGAAACACGGCTACAGGATTCGAATGTCCGCGTCACAGATTCGGCTATTGAACCTGTTCATAGAGCGTCCCGGCGACTTGATCAGCCGGGAAGACATCAGCGCGCGGCTCTGGGTCGACACCCGCAACATAGACGTCGCCACAGGTATCAACACGGCGATCAATCGCCTTCGAAGCCATCTTGATGATTCGCCGGAAGCGCCCGCCTACATCGAAACCGTCATCGGCCTCGGCTATCGATTCATCGCAGTCCTCGAAGACGATGCTGCACCGGAACCTGCTCCCCACAGCGTGGCGCCAGCAGGTGGCGATCTCTTGGTAGCGGGCTCTCACACCTTATTGATGGTGGCGGAACCTTCAGGAGGTGACAGCCTCGACCTTCGAATCCCGAAGAGCGAGATCGCCGAGGCCATGAGCCAGCAGACCGAAGTTTTCTTCCCGGCAAACGCGTCTGCCAAGGCTTTGCCTCTACCAGAGTGGATCGGTTCGGCGCCTGCAGTTACAAAGGCTTTCGCTCGAAGCCGCCAATGGAAGTTGATTCTCGCCGTGGCTGGCATTCTCTTGATTGGCGTTGCAGGCTGGGTTGCTTTCACGCGATTCACCACATGGCGGCCGATGGCGCAGTCACCTAGCGCGGACATTCCCTCCAGCAGGAACGGGGCTGGGCTGAATCCGGTCACATCGCAGGGAAAAGCCGACCCGGTTTCATCCGCCGCAGTATCGCCGGACGGAACAAGAGTGGCTTACGGCAATCATGCCGGCGTCCTGGTCCACAGCTTCGGAGGCAGCGATGAGTTGCTTGCCTCCCGGCCCGCTTTCGAGGTGAGCCGCATCTCGTGGTCTCCGGATAGCAAACAACTCCTTGTAAGTGGAACCGATGGATCGACAGGTCGGCATCAGGTCTGGCGCGTGCCACTGGTTGGAAGCTATCCCCGTCTCATGATCTCCGATGCCGATCTCGCGACGTTTTCGGCGGATGGTATTTCGATCGCTTACACTCGCGAGCACGACACGGAAGTTTGGGTCGCTGCTGCGGACGGCCGGAACCCACGCAAAGTGGAAAGCGATGCCACCGGAAGTTTTCCATACCTCCTCTGGGCATTCTCGGGAGACCATCTGCTCCTCGATCACATCCATGCCGCACCGCCATCTGGTCTCGGGCTGACGTCGACGACTGCTTCGCTGCCACCTCATGGCGAAGAGTTCTATGAATCGGTCGACTCGCAATCAGGAGCCCTGTTGGACCGGGAGGCGGATACCACCTTCCGCTCTGGCTACGTTCTCCGAGATGGGAGTGTCTACTTTGCCGTCGCTGATGCGGTGAGCCCAGTCGCCGGCCAGACACGCCTGATGAGGGTTCTGACCGATCCCAAGACGGGACGCTTCTTGGAGAAGCCAAAGGTTGCGGACAGCTTTGGAGGGTACGGCAGGAGCCTCTCGGCATCTGCCGACGGTAAGAGGCTCGCACTCGTGCTGCAGCGATCGTTTGTCGACACCTTTGTTGCAGACGTGCGCCGTCCCGGCCCAACGCTTTCAGGAGTCAGGGAGCTCTCGAACAAGAACGTCGAGAGTTATCCGCATGCTTGGACTCCAGACGGGTCAGCGGTACTGATGGAAGACGCATCGCTTGGCAGATGGGCCATCTTCGCTCACCCTCTCGACGGATCACCAGCCTATCTGATTGCCAAAACGGATGACTCGGCTGTCTTGCCGCAACTGACACCAGACTCACGCTGGGTCATGTTTCTTCAGTTCAGTCCAAACGCGCCAACCGCGAATGCCATCTTACGAGCTCCTGCGATCGGTGGCGTTGCGGAAATCGTCCCGACCACAGGGAAACTGGGAGATTTCAGTTGCTCCGTGCAGCCCGGTGGAACCTGCGTGGTCCGAGAGTCGCTAGGCAACTCGGAATTGGTGTACTACGCCCTGGACCCGCTGAAAGGCATGGGACAGGAACTCGCGCGCACACCATGGCACGCGATTCTGCTTGGTGACTGGGGTGTTTCTCCGGACGGATCCACGGTCGCAGTCGTCGATCACGATACGGTCCATCCAGGCGTAAAACTTCTTCGCTTGGGTACCTCTCCTTTGCAGGCCCGCGATATTCCCCTGGCGGGATTTGGCACACCTCTTGGAGCGGGGTGGGCTGCCGATGGCCGTTCGCTGTATGTGCAATGCAGGACAGATGATGGCTTCCAATTGCTCGACTTGGACCTGCGTGGAGCAGCAAAGGTCCTGCGCAAGAGTACGGTGCCTCTCTGGGCCATCCCCTCACGCGATGGCAAAAAAATTGCTTTCCCAGGTTACTCAACGAGCGACAACGTGTGGACTCAGGAACTCTCTCCCTAGTGCTCCGTCGCGGTAAGTAATGTTCTGTGCCGCGGATGCCCCGCTGGGCGTAACTCTCCGTGGCTGGCTTGTGAAACCGTTGCTATTGCCAGTTTCCGACGAGGACGAAGGGAGCCCAGAAGAAAGGGTGGGAGAAGTCGGGGCCGCTCTTCCCGTCAAGGAGATCGATCTGGGCCTGGCGGAGAGCTTCGACCTTCTGGACCTTGCCATGGCCGGCGACCCAGCGCTGGTAGAAGTCTGCCATGAGCGTGCTGGTGCTTGTGTCTCTGACATTCCAGAGGGAAGAGATGACGGATTTGGCACCCTTCTCCTGCGCGATGGTGGCGAGGCCATCGACCTCGCGACCATCCCTGGTCTTGCCGAAGAGGCCCGTGTCGCAGGCGGACAGAGTGAGGAGTTCGGTGTCACGCAGACCGAGCTTCTGGTTGTGGAGAAACTCGAATACGGTGAGGTGGTAGCCCTCTGTGGGCTGATCTTTGCCTGCGAGCAAGAGGTAGTCTGGGAGGCCGTCTTTGCCTGCGACGAAATGACTGGCGATATGTACCACGAGATGCCTGCTTCTGAGCTGGTCCTCGAAGGCGCGCTCGGTAAAGCTGGAGTTGATGAGGAGCGTACCCGGGATGATTCCGTTAGATCCCTTAACGGACGGGTCTTTGACGATCTGATTCAGTTCGTCGACAACGCCAGGCAGTGGATCGAGCTTACTGTCGTACTTGGCTGATATCCCCATGCCACTGATGTTGATGTGGGTCATGTCGGGTTTTTCTGTCATGTGGGGGAAGTCGATGGGGAGCATGCCGACGGACTGGTAGTTTTTGATGAGGTACTGTTTCCCATCGTAGAGCGCATTCATCGGGAGATAGCGAAGCTTGCCATCCAGAACCCAAACGAGAGTCTGAGCGTGGGCCTGCGCAAGCTCTCTCTGGATGGGTCCGATGAGGATATCGTAAAGCTCTTTGCCGAGCGAATGTGGGTCTAACTCGGGCTCCTGGAGAGCGGCGCGGAAGTCATCGACCCGCTTTTCAAGGTCTGTCCGGCCGATGGGGTAGGTACGAACGACACTGATCGACGCGGTGACCAGGATGATAGTGTAGGTCGTGTCGCCGACGATGGTGTAAAGCGCAACGGTGCGCGGCATGAGGGCGAGGTTCTGGGTAAGAGAAGTGACGTCACTTTTGACCGAGCCCACGAGTTTGTTGGCATTGGCTCCTGTCCCGAAGGCGACGTAGAGGCGCTTGTAGAGGGCCTCGGTGCCTTGATCCGCCTTACTAAGTTGAGCGGCGAGACGCTGATACTCCTGCTCCTGGTCTGGCGTGCGAGAGGCAAGACCCTTTAGGGTGGCAAAGCGTTCTGCAATGGTGACAATCTGGGCGGTGGCTTGTTCGTAGTCTTTCTGCGCCTGCTCCTCCGCGACGGTGGACGGCGTGGCATTCGCTGCGGCAGTCGATGGTGGCCGACTGTGATCGACTCCAGAGCGGGTGGGTGACCGCGGAGTCGGGGGAGGAGTTGGCGTTATCTCCGGTTGGGCTGATGAGGTTGTGGGTGGAAGTGAATCGGTGTAGCTCGCAAACTCCTGTTGCTTGAGCAGACCGAGCACCTGTTGGGCTTCGGACAGGCGGTTCTGCTGCGCGAGAAGCTGGGCGAGGTTGCGATAGTAGTCGGTGATTGGCATGAGGCCCGCATCGCGCCGGTCAAGGAAGCTGTTCTTGACCTCGTCGGTCATGGTGGTGATGTTCTGGCGGACCCGCTCGATGTCGTTCACGGCCTGCTTGCCGAAGAAGATGGCTAGTGTGGGTTGGGAAGTTCGAGTGACCACGCAGAGGCGAGCGAAGATGGCGGCTTCGAGCAGAGGTTGGGCCTTGGCGAGGGGGAGTGCCTGGCCGTAATACTGGATGGCCTTGTTGTTGTCGGTCCCCTGATAGAGCATTCCGAGTCCGGCGTCGACCTGTGCCTGCGCGGTACGATTGCCGGCGTCCCGGGCGATGACGAGACCCTCCTGATAAAACGCGGCGGCCTTCTCGCGATTGCCCAATGTCATGTTGACGAAACCCTCGTTGGCGAGTGCCGTGGCAACGTAGCCCTTGCGTCCGGTTCTGCGATAGATGGCGAGAGCGGCGTCGTACTGCTGGAGGGCGAGCTTGTAGTCTCCCTGACGGCTGTTGATGGTGGCGAGGTTGTTGAGGGCATTCGCTTCGCTGAATGGATTGTTGATCGCCTGCTCGATGGTGAGGGCAGCCTGGAAGGCCTGTTTGGCCTGATCGTCCTGGCCGAGGGCGACCTGGGCCGCGCCAAGATTGATCAGCGCGGTGCCTTCGGCGGCTTGGTTTTTGAGCTCGCGCGCCATGGCGAGGGCCTGGGTGAGAAGGGTGACGCCACCCTGAAGGTCTCCCTTCTCCGTGCGGAGGACACCGAGACTTTCGGTGTCGGCGGTCTGCTCCAACTTGTTGCCTGCGGCGATCGAAAGAGCGAGGCCCTGCTTGAGACTGTCTTCTGCCTTGTCGTAGTCGTACAGGAGGCTATAGACCCGGCCCAGGTTCCGGAGGGTCTTTGCCTGATTGACCTGGGCAGGTTTGCCCGATTGCGACTGCCAGATGGTGAGGGACTGCTGGAGGTTGGCGAGGGCATCGTTCGTCTGGCTGAGGTTGATCTGGGCCGTGGCGAGGTTGTTGAGGACAGCTGCCTGGGCGGCGGGATTGCCGGCATTGAGAGCAACGAGCGGACGGAGCCAGAAGATGACAGCATTCCAGTCCGACATCTTGCCGAAGAGATCGCCAAGCTCCAAGGCATGGATCGTCATGAACTTGATGTCGTGCCTTTTCTCCTCCATGCCGAGGTCAAAGACGAGCTTCTTTTCCTGCTTCTGCAGGTCGGCGGGCCAGTCTGGGCCGGGTTGCGGGGGCCCCTGGGCTGCTGCGAACGAAGAGGCGAGGGCGAAGGACAGTGCACAGCTAAGGGCCGATGAAATCAGACGGGACATCTTGCTTGCCTCGGTCTTCCGGATCTTTGGAGGGAGACAGGATAGCAGAGGGTTTTCTACCGTCGCTGCGTTGAGTATCGGACTCTCGAAGACGCTCGAACGAGACTCGACTGCGGCTCGACTTCCCGTGATCGACTTCAGTTATCATGAACGAGTTCAGAGCACAGTCATGCAGTTATTTTGAAAGAGCGAACCCATGTCTGAAGTCATACACTACCGCTGCGATATCTGCGGCACCGAGAGTTCGAATCCCGTTCATTGGTTCATGATCCAGTGCAATAGCGACGAGCTTAAGCTACTCAGGTGGAAGACCGAATCATCTGGACCAGGAGTTCACCACTATTGCGGAGAAGCACATGCCAGCATCTATATCAGTCGTTGGTTAGAGTCCGCTTGTGCTCCGGCGAGACAAGACTTCAACCGCCCCACTGCGACGTCCTGACATCATTCCGTCCTGGTCTAAGCGTGTGACGGAATGTGATTTATCCAGGCACCTTTGTCCGTGCGCGACTCCTGCAACCCGAAGGTTTTCCGCGGCCTGTAGTCAGCGGTTTTGCGGGTTTATCCCCTATTGATTGTGATGAGGGCCCTTCAATTTCTTCGCTTGTGCGCACAGATGCGCAGGCAATGAGTTTCGAGGCAAAGCGCGTGATAGCGTCCCCGTTGTAATAGTCCATCTCCGCGAGAAGTTCGGGCAGTTCCTTAGCGTCTACACAACGAGCACAATTTCCTGTCTTAGCTACGGCCGGAATGTTCTCGGCTTGAAATCCGCAGCGGGGTTCCACGAGGCGAGGTCACGAGCGAAGGCGAATCGAAAGATCTGGTATGTCATCTCACAGCCTAGTCTCGTGTAAGTAGTTGTAACGCAACAACATCCTCGCGTGCGAGGATGTCTGGAGAGGTGCGAGGAGGGATGGATCTTAAGAGTTTTGGTTGCCCCCCAGGGATTCGAACCCCGATTGATCGGTTCAGAGCCGACTGTCCTACCATTGAACGAGGGGGCAACACGGTGCTTCTGGCGTCGCGCAACCGCTCGCTGACTGCCTCATTGAGTGTACGTTCTGGGCGACGGCAGGTCAATGGAACTACAACCTTCGTCCGCTCCGTTGGCCCTGGTTGCAAAGGCGCACCCCATTGCGCGTCTGAAGTTTTGAGCGAAGAACGCTCTGTGGTCGGCTAAGAGAAGTGGGCCGAGTCTGTCACCAAGCATTCACAAACGGTCCAACATATTTCCAGGGGTTTCCCGGAAACAGAGCTACTATCGGTGTCATGGCGGACAAAGCAGTGACGCTGGTCTGTAGCCGCTGCAGCTGTGCGGACGTGAGAGTCTCTCGTCGCCGTTGGTACGAATACGTCTTCAGTACGTTCAACTACCTCCCATTCCGCTGCATGGCCTGCCACTCCCGTTTCTTCCAGCGCATGGACGAGTCGCGCTGATTTGCGTTCTCAGCGAATCCAGGAATCTCGCAGAAAATCAAACGTGCCGGACCCTCTAGGCCTGACACCCTCGATGCGGCGCGTATGGACGACCTCATTGGTGGGGTACCAGAGCGGGATGACGGGCATATCTTCGGCCACAATCCTTTGAATCTCGACGTAGGCCGCCCTGCGCTTCGCTTCGTCGGTCTCGGCCGAGGCCTGGGCTATAAGTGCGTCGACACGCGGGTTCGAGTAGTGTCCGCGGTTACCCCCCTTTGGCGGGAAACTTGCGGTGGCGTAGGCGTAGCGGAAGATGTCCGGGTCCTCGTTGCTTCCGATCCAGCGCAACGCGTACATCTGGAAGGCTCCCTTCGTGATATCGGCGTAGAAGGTGCCAAACTCGGCCGAGCGGATCGATAAGTCGATCCCGACCTCGCGCATCTGCTGCTGCAGCACGGCAGCGAGCAGGCGAGTGGTTTCATCGGTCGAGGTCTTCAGCGTGATGTGAAGTCGCATGCCGTCTGGGCCGGCAGGGAAGCCAGCTTCGTCCAGGAGACTCTTTGCCCGTTCGGGGTCATGCGTATACATGGGGATTTCGCTGGGTCCGGCGGCGGCCCAGTGTCCCTCAGGGAGAAGCGTATTCGCCGGGCGCGCTTTGCCGCGCCATAGTGCCTGGATGATCGCGGGCTTGTCGATCGCGAGCGCAATAGCCTGACGAACACGACGGTCCTTGAGGGAAGGGTCCAGGACATTCAGCGTCGTGTAAATAGCAACGGAACTTGGCGCGGCCTCAACCTCCAGGTTCGGTGCCTGCTCGAGAGCGTGCACCATGTCGAGCGTGACGACGTTGCTTTCGATGTCGGCTGAGCCGCGCTTGAGTTCGAGAGCGGTCGTGATGGCGTCCGGAACCACGGGGAAGCGCACATGTTCGATTCTCTGGCCGCCCGCCGGAGGGTCGGGCTCGGGGTGCCAGTAGCTGGGGTTGCGCTCGAGGACGACCTCCTTATCCTGGACCTGGCTGACGAAACGGAACGGGCCAGAGCCGATGGGGTGCAGGCCAAAGTCCTTTCCTGCGCCGCTTGGGACGACGCCGAAGAGGCCGTCGCTCATGTTGAACAGGAGGCCCGAGTCAGGGCGTCTGGTCTTGACGACGACAGTCAACCGGTCGGGCGTCTCGATATGGTCGACTGTGGCGAAGCTTCCGCTCTTCGACGAGGTGACCGTGCCGTTGAGCAGGCTGCGGATCGTCCACGCAACGTCCTCGGCTTCGAGCGGGCGGCCGTCGTGAAAGCGGACGCCGTCGCGCAGGTGGAACACCCAGGTAAGCGGGTCCGGGCGATCCCAGCTTGTGGCGAGCCAGGGCTGCAGGACGAAGTGCTCATCCTTGCGGACGAGCGCGTCGAAGATGAGGCCGCCGACCCGCTCGGATTGCGCGTCGGTCCCTTGGCGGAGATCGAGGTTGTTCGGGCTCGACTCGATAATCATGGTGACGGAGCCGGGTGGCTCCTTGTGGGGGCGGCAGCCTGCAAGGAGGAAGAGCAGAAGAAGGCACACACGCGAGCGCGCCCGTTCACGCTCCATAGGTCACCTTGCCGAGAACAACGCAGCGTGATGCTCCCGTGGCCGCTGGAACGTTTCCGGCGAGGCGGTTCCAGGTGAGCCACGCCAGGAGCGCGAACGCCACGCCTTCCTTGGCCTGCGCTGGAACTCCCAACTCCTCCATATCCCGCACCGTGACGCCGAGCGGCTCGAAGCGCTCGCGCAGGAGACGCATCAGGAACGCATTTCGTGCGCCCCCACCCGCGATGCAGAGGTCGATGCCTCGGGCAAGAGGCGCGCGCTGGCCGAGATGCGCCCAGACGAAGCGGCGGTAGGCGTCGGCGATGGAATCCGCGGTCAGCGCGGTCGCCGTGGCGATGATGTCTTGTTTCTTCAGCTTCGATCCGGCAGACACCTCGCACACCGCGAGGAAGCGTCCGACATAGGCTTCGCCGAACTCTTCACGTCCGCAGGACTTTGGCGGAGTCGCCGCGAAGTACGGGTCTTTCGCAAGGGCAGCGACAACCTCACTCAAGACCCGTCCACGTTGACCGGTGGCGCCATCGCTGTCGAACCGTTTGTGGAAAAGCCGTTCCATGCAGGCGTCGATCACCATGTTGGCCGGGCCGGTGTCGAAGGCCATGACAGCATCAGCACCCGCGCCTGCGGGGATCGCGGTGAGGTTCGCGATACCGCCGAGGTTGAGGAGGATGCGGCTGCGCGTCTTATGGGAGAAGAGCGTCACGTCGAGCTTGGGGACGAGAGGTGCTGCCTGTCCACCCGCGGCCAGGTCAGCCGGGCGGAAGTCGCTGACGACCGGCACGCGAAGCCGCTCGGCGATCACGGACGGCTCGCCGAGCTGCCACGTGGCTCGGACCGGCTCGCCCAGAAACTTCGCTGGCGTGCCCTGGTGGTAGATCGTCTGTCCATGGCATCCGATGAGTGCCAGCTTCACCCCTAGTTTTTTCGCCGTGGCCTCGACTGCATCCGCGTAGATAGACCCGAGCCTCCAGTGCAGACGGCTCATATTGGCAACGCTCATCGCTTCAGCGTTCATGGCGGCCAGAACGGCGCGGCGGACCTCAGGCTTGTAAGGGTACTCGGTAAACCCGATCAGCTTGATCTTCGGTCGGCCGTCGGCTGCGGACGAGATACGGCAGACAGCGACATCCACTCCGTCGGCAGAGGTTCCGCTCATGATGCCCGCCACGATCATCGCGCCGCTCTTCGCCTGGACCACGATTATCCCTTCAACTCGCGCTGGAGGTCGGCCAGCAGGTTGAGCGCCTCGCGCGGCGTCATCTCGTCGACGTCGATTTCGCCTAGGCGGTCGACGATCCTTTGCGAGAGAGGCGTAAACATCGTCATCTGCATGGATGCGGAAGCGGCCTCGCGGACCTGCTGCGTCTCGGCCCGTTCATGAACCTTCAGAACCTCGCGGGCGCGTCCGATCACAGCTTGCGGCAGACCGGCGAGCCGCGCGACCTCGATGCCGTAGCTCTTGCTTGCCGGGCCGGATTCGACAGTGTGCAGGAAGACGATGCCCGCGGCCGTCTCCTTCACCGTGACGCGCAGGTTTCGAAGCCGGGTAAGCTTCTCCGATAGCAACGTCAGCTCATGATAGTGAGTCGCAAACAGCGTCCGCGCACCAATCCGGTCGTGGAGGTATTCGACCGTCGCCCATGCCAGCGAAAGCCCATCGTAGGTCGCCGTGCCACGTCCCATCTCATCGAGCAGGACCAGCGAGCGGGAAGTTGCCGTGTTGAGAATGGCCGCCGTCTCGGTCATCTCGACCATGAAGGTGGAGCGGCCACGCGCCACATTGTCGCTTGCTCCGATGCGTGTGTAGATGCGATCGACGAGGCCAACCCGCATGCTCTCGGCCGGAACAAAGCATCCGCACTGCGCCATGATGACAAGCAGCGCAGCTTGCCGCAGATACGTACTTTTACCACCCATGTTGGGCCCGGTGATAAGCGCAATGGATGGGCCGCCCTCGGCATCGAGATGAACGGAGTTTGGCACGAACCGCCCCATGCCGCTCTCCTCCATGCGCCGTTCGACCACGGGATGACGCGCTCCGGTGAATTCAAGCACCCCACCCTCTTCGATCGTTGGCCGAACCCACCCGCGCAGCGCCGCGAGGTGGGCAAAGCAGGCAAGCAGATCGATCTCGGCGACACACCGTGCGGTCTCGCGCATGCGCGGCGCGGCGGCGAGTAACTGGCGTCGAAGCTCACCGAAGATGCGCCGCTCGATCTCCATCGACCGATCCTGCGCGGTAAGGATCTTCGACTCGTAGTCCTTCAACTCGGGCGTGGTGAAGCGTTCCGCGTTGACGAGCGTCTGCTTCCGTTCGTAGTCGGCCGGAACCGACTTGGCGTTGGCCTTCGTGACCTCAAGGTAGTAGCCAAAGACAGAGTTGAACCGAACCTTGAGCGAGCCGATGCCCGTGCGCTGGCGCTCGCGTTCCTCAATGGCGACGAGCGCCTGCCGCCCACTGCGGCTGAGTTCGCGAAGCTCGTCGAGTTCGGCGTCAACTCCTGCGCGGATGACGTTTCCGTCGGCGAAGCTGACCGGCGCA
It encodes:
- a CDS encoding GAF domain-containing protein, whose amino-acid sequence is MALRRALHRMTLLYNFEASLHVPLELDALLQLIPEKVRLTLECQAVHVWLFDNDVLTVVSSAGVDSSVSTGMQQAPGTGYVVDMAETGVSLRITDPADPRLQGRHREGSPPIFTAMLVPLIQDDAEIGVLEAVNPISGEPFRHEEEELFHTLSKDRQRCPGACWS
- a CDS encoding winged helix-turn-helix domain-containing protein produces the protein MSASQIRLLNLFIERPGDLISREDISARLWVDTRNIDVATGINTAINRLRSHLDDSPEAPAYIETVIGLGYRFIAVLEDDAAPEPAPHSVAPAGGDLLVAGSHTLLMVAEPSGGDSLDLRIPKSEIAEAMSQQTEVFFPANASAKALPLPEWIGSAPAVTKAFARSRQWKLILAVAGILLIGVAGWVAFTRFTTWRPMAQSPSADIPSSRNGAGLNPVTSQGKADPVSSAAVSPDGTRVAYGNHAGVLVHSFGGSDELLASRPAFEVSRISWSPDSKQLLVSGTDGSTGRHQVWRVPLVGSYPRLMISDADLATFSADGISIAYTREHDTEVWVAAADGRNPRKVESDATGSFPYLLWAFSGDHLLLDHIHAAPPSGLGLTSTTASLPPHGEEFYESVDSQSGALLDREADTTFRSGYVLRDGSVYFAVADAVSPVAGQTRLMRVLTDPKTGRFLEKPKVADSFGGYGRSLSASADGKRLALVLQRSFVDTFVADVRRPGPTLSGVRELSNKNVESYPHAWTPDGSAVLMEDASLGRWAIFAHPLDGSPAYLIAKTDDSAVLPQLTPDSRWVMFLQFSPNAPTANAILRAPAIGGVAEIVPTTGKLGDFSCSVQPGGTCVVRESLGNSELVYYALDPLKGMGQELARTPWHAILLGDWGVSPDGSTVAVVDHDTVHPGVKLLRLGTSPLQARDIPLAGFGTPLGAGWAADGRSLYVQCRTDDGFQLLDLDLRGAAKVLRKSTVPLWAIPSRDGKKIAFPGYSTSDNVWTQELSP
- a CDS encoding CHAT domain-containing protein, whose translation is MSRLISSALSCALSFALASSFAAAQGPPQPGPDWPADLQKQEKKLVFDLGMEEKRHDIKFMTIHALELGDLFGKMSDWNAVIFWLRPLVALNAGNPAAQAAVLNNLATAQINLSQTNDALANLQQSLTIWQSQSGKPAQVNQAKTLRNLGRVYSLLYDYDKAEDSLKQGLALSIAAGNKLEQTADTESLGVLRTEKGDLQGGVTLLTQALAMARELKNQAAEGTALINLGAAQVALGQDDQAKQAFQAALTIEQAINNPFSEANALNNLATINSRQGDYKLALQQYDAALAIYRRTGRKGYVATALANEGFVNMTLGNREKAAAFYQEGLVIARDAGNRTAQAQVDAGLGMLYQGTDNNKAIQYYGQALPLAKAQPLLEAAIFARLCVVTRTSQPTLAIFFGKQAVNDIERVRQNITTMTDEVKNSFLDRRDAGLMPITDYYRNLAQLLAQQNRLSEAQQVLGLLKQQEFASYTDSLPPTTSSAQPEITPTPPPTPRSPTRSGVDHSRPPSTAAANATPSTVAEEQAQKDYEQATAQIVTIAERFATLKGLASRTPDQEQEYQRLAAQLSKADQGTEALYKRLYVAFGTGANANKLVGSVKSDVTSLTQNLALMPRTVALYTIVGDTTYTIILVTASISVVRTYPIGRTDLEKRVDDFRAALQEPELDPHSLGKELYDILIGPIQRELAQAHAQTLVWVLDGKLRYLPMNALYDGKQYLIKNYQSVGMLPIDFPHMTEKPDMTHINISGMGISAKYDSKLDPLPGVVDELNQIVKDPSVKGSNGIIPGTLLINSSFTERAFEDQLRSRHLVVHIASHFVAGKDGLPDYLLLAGKDQPTEGYHLTVFEFLHNQKLGLRDTELLTLSACDTGLFGKTRDGREVDGLATIAQEKGAKSVISSLWNVRDTSTSTLMADFYQRWVAGHGKVQKVEALRQAQIDLLDGKSGPDFSHPFFWAPFVLVGNWQ
- a CDS encoding ABC transporter substrate-binding protein, which translates into the protein MERERARSRVCLLLLFLLAGCRPHKEPPGSVTMIIESSPNNLDLRQGTDAQSERVGGLIFDALVRKDEHFVLQPWLATSWDRPDPLTWVFHLRDGVRFHDGRPLEAEDVAWTIRSLLNGTVTSSKSGSFATVDHIETPDRLTVVVKTRRPDSGLLFNMSDGLFGVVPSGAGKDFGLHPIGSGPFRFVSQVQDKEVVLERNPSYWHPEPDPPAGGQRIEHVRFPVVPDAITTALELKRGSADIESNVVTLDMVHALEQAPNLEVEAAPSSVAIYTTLNVLDPSLKDRRVRQAIALAIDKPAIIQALWRGKARPANTLLPEGHWAAAGPSEIPMYTHDPERAKSLLDEAGFPAGPDGMRLHITLKTSTDETTRLLAAVLQQQMREVGIDLSIRSAEFGTFYADITKGAFQMYALRWIGSNEDPDIFRYAYATASFPPKGGNRGHYSNPRVDALIAQASAETDEAKRRAAYVEIQRIVAEDMPVIPLWYPTNEVVHTRRIEGVRPRGSGTFDFLRDSWIR
- a CDS encoding anhydro-N-acetylmuramic acid kinase — its product is MVQAKSGAMIVAGIMSGTSADGVDVAVCRISSAADGRPKIKLIGFTEYPYKPEVRRAVLAAMNAEAMSVANMSRLHWRLGSIYADAVEATAKKLGVKLALIGCHGQTIYHQGTPAKFLGEPVRATWQLGEPSVIAERLRVPVVSDFRPADLAAGGQAAPLVPKLDVTLFSHKTRSRILLNLGGIANLTAIPAGAGADAVMAFDTGPANMVIDACMERLFHKRFDSDGATGQRGRVLSEVVAALAKDPYFAATPPKSCGREEFGEAYVGRFLAVCEVSAGSKLKKQDIIATATALTADSIADAYRRFVWAHLGQRAPLARGIDLCIAGGGARNAFLMRLLRERFEPLGVTVRDMEELGVPAQAKEGVAFALLAWLTWNRLAGNVPAATGASRCVVLGKVTYGA